One part of the Anaerolineales bacterium genome encodes these proteins:
- the atpE gene encoding ATP synthase F0 subunit C has translation MEAAAAKLIGAGIAMIGAMGAGLGVGMAAFGGVQGIARNPDAAGAIQTNMILGIVFTEAIAIYCLVVAMLILFVF, from the coding sequence ATGGAAGCTGCTGCTGCAAAACTGATTGGTGCTGGTATCGCCATGATCGGCGCCATGGGTGCCGGTTTGGGTGTGGGTATGGCTGCGTTTGGCGGCGTGCAAGGCATTGCGCGCAATCCGGACGCGGCAGGCGCCATCCAGACCAACATGATCCTGGGTATCGTGTTCACTGAAGCTATCGCCATTTATTGTCTGGTGGTAGCCATGCTCATTCTGTTCGTTTTCTAA
- the atpF gene encoding F0F1 ATP synthase subunit B encodes MEALGINLGFLLVQIFNFLILFVVLRKMVFAPIAKMLEARREKINKGLEDARIAAEARENAEKEAERLLSEARTKAAGEAREVTARAEAQAKEIIKDAEAKAGKAREAALAEVDQERVRVLGEVRGQVGALAVAAAQKLIGEALDAKKQQALIDEFFSGVKAGKVTVLEGADAAGSSAVVTSALPLSATEQSSVQEQVLKTLGGKGVVTFKVDPNILGGLVVRVGDKVLDGSVSGQLGALRQSIR; translated from the coding sequence TTGGAAGCTTTAGGTATTAATCTGGGTTTTCTGCTCGTCCAGATCTTCAACTTCCTGATTCTTTTCGTTGTGCTTCGCAAGATGGTGTTCGCTCCCATCGCCAAGATGCTTGAAGCCCGCCGCGAAAAGATTAACAAGGGCCTTGAAGACGCTCGCATCGCTGCTGAAGCGCGCGAGAACGCCGAGAAGGAAGCTGAAAGACTGTTGAGCGAAGCCCGCACAAAGGCGGCTGGCGAGGCGCGCGAAGTGACTGCACGTGCTGAGGCGCAGGCCAAGGAAATCATCAAGGACGCTGAGGCCAAGGCTGGCAAGGCTCGCGAAGCGGCCCTGGCCGAGGTAGACCAGGAGCGCGTGCGTGTGCTGGGCGAGGTACGCGGCCAGGTAGGCGCGCTGGCAGTTGCCGCGGCGCAGAAACTGATCGGCGAGGCGTTGGACGCCAAGAAGCAGCAGGCCCTGATCGACGAGTTCTTCTCCGGCGTGAAGGCTGGCAAGGTGACCGTGCTGGAAGGCGCGGACGCAGCTGGCAGCTCTGCCGTGGTGACCAGCGCGCTGCCGTTGAGCGCGACGGAACAGTCCTCGGTGCAGGAGCAGGTGCTCAAGACGCTGGGCGGCAAGGGTGTGGTCACCTTCAAGGTAGACCCGAACATCCTGGGCGGCTTGGTGGTGCGTGTGGGCGACAAAGTGCTGGACGGTTCGGTTTCCGGCCAGTTGGGCGCCCTGCGCCAGAGCATTCGTTAG
- a CDS encoding UDP-N-acetylmuramoyl-L-alanyl-D-glutamate--2,6-diaminopimelate ligase, with amino-acid sequence MKLKQLLRTIDLDGQVPDVDVTGIALDSRLVQPGDLFFAIVRGVDRYQYLEQVAARGAVAVVGERKDVQSALPHVTVPDARFALAEAAAAFYGYPARDLTLLGITGTDGKTTTSNFMYQILRAAGLQTGMVSTVNAQIGEEVLDTGFHVTTPEAFDTQRYLRQMVDRGLTHAILEMTSIGLVQQRGARPREFDIAIVTNITHEHLNDHGTYEAYFDAKALLFEGLDQPFEKSRPVERLAVLNRDDKSYEGLAKRTKARQLSYGLHAEADLRATDIRNEPGRLSFVAHGPGFSFPVETRMFGAYNVSNSLAAIGASVVGLGVPVEAAQAGIAALEGVPGRMERIEMGQDFTAIVDFAHTPNALKVALESARQFTKGSVITVFGSAGLRDKAKRRMMPEHAAELADISVLTAEDPRTESLDEILAEMARAAESRGGVEGKSFFRVPDRGAAISFAVLQAKPGDVVIVLGKGHEQSMCFGETEYPWDDRVATRAALAELLGVPGPEMPRLPTSR; translated from the coding sequence ATGAAATTGAAGCAACTGCTGCGCACAATTGACCTGGATGGACAGGTGCCGGATGTGGATGTGACCGGCATTGCACTGGACTCGCGTTTGGTGCAGCCAGGCGACCTGTTCTTTGCGATCGTGCGCGGCGTAGACCGCTACCAATACTTGGAGCAAGTGGCAGCCCGCGGCGCAGTGGCCGTGGTGGGCGAGCGTAAGGATGTGCAATCTGCGCTGCCGCACGTGACTGTGCCGGATGCGCGCTTCGCGCTGGCCGAGGCGGCCGCGGCGTTCTACGGCTACCCGGCGCGTGACCTGACCCTGCTGGGCATCACAGGCACGGACGGCAAGACCACTACGTCTAATTTCATGTATCAGATCCTGCGTGCGGCGGGGTTGCAGACCGGCATGGTGAGCACGGTCAATGCCCAGATCGGCGAAGAAGTGCTGGACACCGGCTTTCATGTAACAACGCCCGAAGCCTTTGACACGCAGCGCTATTTGCGCCAGATGGTGGACCGAGGGCTCACGCATGCCATTTTGGAAATGACCTCGATCGGCTTGGTGCAGCAGCGCGGGGCGCGCCCACGCGAGTTTGACATTGCGATTGTCACCAACATCACCCACGAGCACTTGAACGACCATGGCACCTATGAGGCTTACTTTGACGCCAAGGCGCTGCTGTTTGAAGGTCTGGATCAGCCCTTTGAGAAGAGCCGGCCAGTGGAGCGGCTGGCGGTGCTGAACCGCGACGACAAGTCGTATGAGGGGCTGGCCAAGCGCACGAAGGCCAGGCAGCTGTCATACGGGCTGCACGCCGAGGCAGACCTGCGCGCCACGGATATTCGCAATGAGCCCGGACGGTTGAGCTTTGTGGCGCATGGGCCGGGCTTTAGCTTCCCGGTGGAGACACGCATGTTCGGCGCATATAACGTATCCAACTCGCTGGCGGCCATTGGCGCCAGCGTGGTGGGCTTGGGCGTGCCGGTGGAAGCGGCGCAAGCCGGTATCGCTGCCCTGGAAGGCGTGCCCGGGCGCATGGAGCGGATCGAAATGGGGCAGGACTTTACGGCGATCGTGGACTTTGCCCATACGCCGAATGCGCTCAAAGTGGCTTTGGAGTCAGCGCGGCAGTTCACCAAAGGCAGCGTGATCACCGTGTTCGGCTCGGCCGGGCTGCGCGACAAGGCCAAGCGACGGATGATGCCGGAACACGCGGCCGAGCTGGCCGACATCAGCGTGCTGACGGCAGAGGACCCGCGCACCGAGAGCCTGGACGAGATACTGGCTGAGATGGCGCGGGCGGCGGAAAGCCGTGGCGGCGTGGAGGGCAAGAGCTTCTTCCGCGTGCCAGACCGCGGGGCGGCGATCTCGTTCGCCGTCCTGCAGGCCAAGCCTGGCGATGTGGTGATCGTGCTGGGCAAGGGGCACGAGCAGTCGATGTGCTTCGGCGAGACCGAGTACCCGTGGGACGACCGGGTGGCGACGCGAGCGGCGCTGGCGGAGCTGCTGGGTGTACCCGGGCCGGAGATGCCGCGCCTGCCGACGAGCAGGTAG